A single genomic interval of Bradyrhizobium sp. sBnM-33 harbors:
- a CDS encoding DMT family transporter, producing the protein MTVSDGRIDARDWSLLGLLSILWGGSFFFNGLVLRELPPFTLVLLRVLLAAMILLPALCVQRLPFPKGWIGWRPFFLVALFNNVLPFSLIVTGQMYIPSGLASILNATTPLFTVAVMAAAGEEKLIIRRVAGVIVGLVGVAILRGSGLGFASGQGLGVLLCLAAALSYGISALIARRALSDSPPLATATFQLMASSLMMAVVAGFFERPWQLPMPGAVTWFAVFGLAALSTALAYIVFFQVLRRSGATNVMLVTLLVPVTAILLGSLVLGEQISPREIAGALVIGSALLLIDGRVLKFLER; encoded by the coding sequence ATGACAGTCAGCGATGGCCGGATCGATGCCCGTGACTGGTCGCTGCTCGGCCTGCTCTCGATCCTGTGGGGTGGATCGTTCTTTTTCAACGGTCTGGTGCTAAGGGAATTGCCGCCGTTCACGCTCGTGCTGTTGCGCGTGCTGCTTGCCGCCATGATCCTGCTGCCGGCGCTTTGCGTGCAGCGACTGCCGTTTCCGAAGGGGTGGATAGGCTGGAGGCCGTTCTTCCTCGTCGCCCTGTTCAACAATGTGCTGCCGTTTTCGCTGATCGTCACCGGACAGATGTACATCCCGAGCGGGCTGGCTTCGATCCTCAATGCCACCACGCCGCTGTTCACGGTGGCGGTGATGGCGGCGGCGGGCGAGGAGAAGCTCATCATCAGACGTGTGGCCGGTGTGATCGTCGGCCTTGTCGGCGTCGCGATCCTTCGCGGCAGCGGATTAGGCTTTGCCAGCGGGCAGGGGCTCGGCGTCCTGCTGTGTCTCGCGGCGGCGCTGAGCTACGGCATCTCCGCGCTGATAGCCCGGCGCGCGCTATCGGATTCGCCGCCGCTTGCCACCGCCACGTTTCAATTAATGGCATCGAGCCTGATGATGGCTGTCGTCGCCGGCTTTTTCGAGCGGCCGTGGCAATTGCCAATGCCGGGCGCAGTGACATGGTTCGCGGTGTTCGGCCTTGCCGCGTTGTCGACGGCGCTGGCCTATATTGTTTTCTTCCAGGTGCTGCGGCGCTCCGGTGCCACCAACGTCATGCTGGTCACGCTGCTTGTGCCTGTTACGGCGATCCTGCTCGGCTCGCTCGTGCTCGGCGAGCAGATTTCGCCGCGAGAAATCGCGGGCGCACTGGTGATCGGCAGTGCGCTGCTGTTGATCGACGGCCGCGTACTGAAGTTTCTCGAACGTTAG
- a CDS encoding cupin domain-containing protein, with protein sequence MSAVRSKDIPDTVNANAGLTTAREASRKDHKPYEARHFDEVEWETIRWPGETGKMLFHPRPERPTEPNAGILRLEPGAYHPEHYHGFAQVWHILKGEFSIDGTLHGPGTVLFHPDPHFEGEFRTETGGEIFIVQYPGPTTGERPIYSGRFNMAERKAVASERVDL encoded by the coding sequence ATGAGTGCTGTCAGGAGCAAGGACATTCCCGATACGGTGAACGCAAACGCGGGGCTGACGACCGCGCGCGAAGCGTCGCGAAAGGATCACAAGCCCTACGAGGCGCGTCATTTCGACGAAGTCGAATGGGAGACGATCCGCTGGCCGGGCGAAACAGGCAAAATGCTTTTTCACCCGAGGCCGGAGCGGCCGACAGAGCCGAATGCAGGGATTCTGCGGCTTGAGCCCGGCGCCTATCACCCCGAGCACTATCATGGCTTCGCGCAGGTCTGGCATATCCTGAAAGGCGAGTTTTCAATTGATGGAACGCTGCATGGTCCGGGAACGGTGCTGTTCCATCCCGACCCGCACTTTGAGGGCGAATTCCGCACCGAAACGGGCGGGGAGATATTCATCGTCCAGTATCCTGGTCCGACGACCGGTGAGCGCCCGATCTATAGCGGCCGGTTCAACATGGCGGAACGCAAAGCGGTTGCGAGCGAACGCGTCGATCTTTGA
- a CDS encoding SRPBCC family protein — protein sequence MSQGNTVRLHRVLATKPEKVFRAFLDADAMAKWLPPYGFTCKVHQFEAKVGGTFRMSFTNFTTNTSHSFGGEYLEIVPNERIRYTDRFDDPNLPGVMEVTVTLKAVSVGTEINIEQANLPTVIPLEACYLGWQQSLAQLALLVEPDIPE from the coding sequence ATGTCCCAAGGCAATACCGTTCGTTTGCATCGTGTCCTCGCCACCAAGCCGGAGAAGGTTTTTCGCGCCTTCCTCGATGCGGATGCCATGGCCAAGTGGTTGCCGCCCTACGGCTTCACCTGCAAGGTCCACCAATTCGAGGCGAAGGTTGGCGGCACATTCAGGATGTCGTTCACGAATTTCACCACGAACACCAGCCATTCGTTCGGCGGTGAATATCTGGAGATCGTGCCCAACGAGCGTATTCGCTACACCGATCGGTTCGACGATCCCAATTTGCCTGGCGTTATGGAGGTCACGGTGACGCTGAAAGCGGTTTCGGTCGGAACCGAGATCAACATCGAACAGGCAAACTTGCCGACGGTGATCCCGCTCGAAGCCTGCTATCTCGGCTGGCAGCAATCACTTGCCCAGCTTGCGTTGCTCGTGGAACCGGATATTCCGGAATAG
- a CDS encoding NAD(P)-dependent oxidoreductase codes for MTNVAFIGLGRMGHGMAGRYLDAGFTVAVWNRSKAKAEDLIARGARWAASPADAADGAEAVVTMVADDGASRAVWLGKDGAAATMKAGSLAIECSTVSHQQALDMARELRGRGLTYIDCLVTGLPQAAASGKLTLLVGAEAADLDRAKPYLAPIGDVIRHFGAVGTGTVFKLINNLMGAVQIASLAEGVAMAEQAGLDMNLVADALATGAVASPQVIRHSKRMVARDFSGASFTAALRHKDAAYAVALAETLLADVPVSRAALAAYEKAKASAPDDDEGKIIEIVSQPN; via the coding sequence ATGACCAACGTCGCCTTCATCGGGCTCGGCCGCATGGGCCATGGCATGGCCGGCCGCTATCTCGATGCAGGCTTTACGGTCGCGGTGTGGAATCGCAGCAAGGCAAAAGCGGAAGACCTGATCGCACGTGGCGCGCGGTGGGCCGCGTCCCCGGCGGACGCTGCCGATGGCGCTGAAGCTGTCGTGACTATGGTCGCCGACGACGGGGCATCCCGTGCGGTCTGGCTCGGCAAGGACGGCGCGGCTGCAACGATGAAGGCGGGCAGCCTCGCGATCGAATGCTCGACTGTCTCGCACCAGCAGGCGCTCGACATGGCGCGCGAACTGCGCGGCCGAGGGCTTACCTATATCGACTGCCTGGTCACTGGCCTGCCGCAGGCGGCGGCCAGCGGGAAATTGACCTTGCTCGTCGGCGCTGAGGCTGCCGATCTCGATCGTGCAAAACCGTATCTCGCGCCGATCGGCGACGTGATCAGGCATTTCGGCGCTGTGGGCACCGGCACCGTCTTCAAGCTGATCAACAATCTGATGGGCGCGGTGCAGATTGCGAGTCTGGCCGAAGGTGTCGCCATGGCCGAGCAAGCCGGGCTCGATATGAATCTCGTGGCGGATGCCTTGGCGACCGGCGCGGTGGCTAGTCCGCAGGTGATCCGGCATTCAAAGCGCATGGTGGCGCGCGATTTCTCCGGCGCGTCGTTTACCGCAGCGCTGCGTCACAAGGATGCGGCCTATGCCGTGGCGCTGGCCGAAACGCTGCTGGCAGACGTGCCCGTCAGCCGCGCCGCGCTCGCCGCGTATGAGAAAGCGAAGGCAAGCGCGCCCGACGATGACGAAGGCAAGATCATCGAGATCGTGTCGCAGCCGAACTAG
- the prfB gene encoding peptide chain release factor 2 (programmed frameshift) has translation MRAEVERLVEEIKQSVGLLRRHLDVEKSTARLAELNKLAEDPNLWNDPQKAQKLMQERTSLVDALEGIGKVERELDDNVEMIALGEAENDEGVVVEAENALKALKKEVARRELEALLSGEADRFDSYLEVHAGAGGTESQDWAAMLLRMYTRWAEKHGFKIEYLEETLGEEAGLKSATIQISGHNAYGWLKTEAGVHRLVRISPFDSNARRHTSFSSVAIFPVVDDSIKIDIKESDVRTDTMRSGGAGGQHVNKTESAVRLTHIPTGVAVVCQAGRSQHKNRAQAWDMLRARLYEIELKKREEQAAADQAAKTDIGWGHQIRSYVLQPYQMVKDLRTGVQTSDTSGVLDGDLDEFMAATLAQRAFGTAPGQVEDVD, from the exons ATGCGCGCCGAAGTCGAACGCCTTGTTGAAGAGATCAAGCAGTCAGTCGGGCTGCTGAGGAGGCATCTT GACGTCGAGAAATCGACGGCACGGTTGGCCGAGCTGAACAAGCTCGCCGAAGACCCCAACCTCTGGAACGATCCCCAGAAAGCCCAGAAGCTAATGCAGGAGCGCACCTCGCTGGTGGATGCGCTCGAGGGCATCGGCAAGGTCGAGCGCGAGCTCGACGACAATGTCGAGATGATCGCGCTCGGCGAGGCCGAGAACGATGAAGGCGTGGTCGTCGAGGCCGAGAACGCGCTGAAAGCTCTGAAGAAGGAGGTCGCCCGCCGCGAGCTGGAAGCGCTGCTGTCGGGCGAGGCCGACCGGTTCGATTCCTATCTCGAAGTCCATGCCGGCGCTGGCGGCACCGAGAGCCAGGACTGGGCCGCGATGCTCTTGCGCATGTACACGCGCTGGGCCGAAAAACACGGCTTCAAGATCGAATATCTGGAAGAAACGCTTGGCGAAGAGGCTGGCCTCAAATCCGCCACCATCCAGATCAGCGGGCACAATGCCTATGGCTGGCTGAAGACGGAAGCGGGCGTGCACCGCCTGGTGCGGATCTCGCCGTTCGATTCCAACGCGCGCCGGCACACCTCGTTTTCCTCCGTTGCGATCTTTCCCGTCGTCGACGACAGCATCAAGATCGACATCAAGGAATCCGATGTACGCACCGACACCATGCGCTCGGGCGGCGCCGGCGGCCAGCACGTCAACAAGACCGAATCCGCGGTGCGCCTGACGCATATTCCGACCGGCGTCGCGGTGGTCTGCCAGGCCGGCCGCTCACAGCACAAGAACCGCGCCCAGGCTTGGGACATGCTGCGCGCGCGGCTCTACGAGATTGAGTTGAAGAAGCGCGAGGAACAGGCCGCCGCCGATCAGGCCGCCAAGACCGATATCGGCTGGGGCCACCAGATCCGCTCCTACGTCCTGCAGCCCTACCAGATGGTGAAGGACCTGCGTACCGGCGTGCAGACCTCGGATACATCAGGCGTGCTCGACGGCGACCTCGACGAGTTCATGGCGGCGACCCTGGCGCAGCGCGCGTTCGGCACCGCGCCCGGCCAGGTCGAGGACGTGGACTAG
- a CDS encoding penicillin-binding protein 1A: MRLLVRFLGFLFAAGTVVFLVGVAGVAGAIWHFSKDLPDYSQLQDYEPPVMTRVHASDGALLGEYSKERRLYLPIQAVPKLVINAFLAAEDKNFYEHGGIDFTGMARAAVLYAQNFGSNKRPQGASTITQQVAKNFLLTNEVSFTRKIKEALLAMRIERAYSKDRILELYLNEIYLGLGAYGIAAASLVYFDKSVNELTIAEASYLAALPKAPAALHPVRNRDRAVERRNYVIDRLIENGWIKQADADKARKEQLNVTSRGNGAHIFAGEYFAEEVRRDIFERYGEKKLYEGGLSVRATLDPKMQVMARKTMVAGLVRYDEAQGWRGPVSKLDVSGDWGVKLADVKSLSDISPWRMAVVLETSDQSARIGFQPGRELGGAVSKQRQTGIITLDGVRWAKAAAGPTKGRTPSSVAQVLSPGDVIYADPLFDKEGKPVEGQYRLRQLPEVSGALVAMDPWTGRVLAMVGGFSFDQSQFNRATQAYRQPGSSFKPLVYSAAMDNGYTPSTVVVDAPIEIDQGQGAGVWRPENYSSGKYGGPTTLRNALRQSLNTVTVRLAQDIGMPLIGEYSRRFGVYDELPNYLSYALGAGETTVMRMVTAYSMFANGGRRVKPTLIDRIQDRYGRTIFKHDARECRGCDAPGGWKNQTEPQLVDRREQVLDPMTAYQITSMMEYVVQAGTATVVKEVGKPIAGKTGTTNDEKDAWFIGFSPDLVVGIYVGFDKPRNLGRGMTGGHLAAPIAKDFLKLALADKPAIPFKVPAGIKLVRVDAKSGMRVGPGEGGRTILEAFKPGTAPPDNYSVIGVADMDGRAPQGYSQGYQPDAGNIMRPGTGGLY; the protein is encoded by the coding sequence ATGCGCTTGCTGGTCCGGTTTTTGGGTTTCCTGTTTGCGGCCGGCACCGTTGTGTTCCTGGTCGGCGTGGCCGGCGTTGCGGGCGCGATCTGGCATTTCTCCAAAGACTTGCCCGACTACTCGCAGCTTCAGGATTACGAGCCGCCAGTGATGACGCGCGTGCACGCGTCTGACGGTGCGCTGCTCGGCGAATATTCCAAGGAGCGGCGGCTCTATCTGCCGATCCAGGCGGTGCCAAAACTCGTCATCAACGCGTTCCTCGCGGCCGAAGACAAGAATTTTTACGAGCATGGCGGCATCGACTTCACCGGCATGGCGCGCGCGGCCGTGCTCTATGCGCAGAATTTCGGCTCCAACAAGCGCCCGCAGGGCGCGTCGACAATCACCCAGCAGGTCGCAAAGAATTTCCTTCTGACCAACGAAGTCTCCTTCACCCGCAAGATCAAGGAAGCCTTGCTGGCGATGCGCATCGAGCGCGCCTATTCCAAGGACCGCATCCTCGAGCTCTATCTCAATGAAATCTATCTCGGCCTCGGCGCCTACGGCATCGCGGCGGCCTCGCTGGTCTATTTCGATAAATCAGTGAACGAACTCACCATCGCGGAAGCCTCCTATCTAGCGGCGTTGCCGAAGGCGCCCGCGGCGCTGCACCCGGTGCGCAACCGCGATCGCGCGGTGGAGCGGCGCAATTACGTAATCGATCGACTGATTGAAAACGGCTGGATCAAGCAGGCCGACGCCGACAAGGCCCGCAAGGAACAGCTCAACGTCACCAGTCGCGGCAACGGCGCGCATATCTTCGCCGGCGAATATTTCGCCGAGGAAGTCCGGCGCGACATCTTCGAGCGTTACGGCGAAAAGAAGTTGTACGAAGGCGGCTTGTCGGTCCGCGCCACGCTCGATCCGAAAATGCAGGTGATGGCGCGCAAGACCATGGTCGCCGGTCTGGTCCGCTATGACGAGGCCCAGGGCTGGCGCGGGCCTGTGAGCAAGCTCGACGTTTCCGGCGACTGGGGCGTCAAACTCGCCGACGTCAAATCGCTCTCTGATATCTCGCCGTGGCGGATGGCCGTGGTGCTGGAGACGTCCGACCAGTCGGCGCGGATCGGTTTCCAACCGGGCCGCGAACTCGGTGGCGCCGTCAGCAAGCAGCGGCAGACCGGCATCATCACGCTCGACGGCGTGCGCTGGGCCAAGGCGGCCGCGGGACCTACCAAGGGTAGGACGCCGAGTTCGGTAGCGCAGGTGCTGTCGCCGGGCGACGTGATCTATGCCGACCCGCTGTTCGACAAGGAGGGCAAGCCGGTCGAGGGCCAGTATCGGCTGCGCCAGTTGCCGGAAGTGTCTGGCGCGTTGGTCGCGATGGATCCGTGGACCGGCCGCGTGCTGGCGATGGTGGGCGGCTTCTCGTTCGACCAGAGCCAGTTCAACCGCGCGACCCAGGCCTATCGGCAACCGGGCTCGTCCTTCAAGCCGCTGGTCTATTCGGCGGCAATGGACAACGGCTATACGCCATCGACCGTCGTGGTCGACGCGCCCATTGAAATCGACCAGGGGCAGGGCGCCGGCGTGTGGCGCCCGGAAAACTATTCGTCCGGCAAATACGGCGGGCCGACGACGCTGCGCAACGCGCTCCGGCAGTCGCTGAATACCGTGACGGTGCGGCTGGCGCAGGACATCGGCATGCCATTGATCGGCGAATATTCGAGGCGCTTCGGCGTCTACGATGAGCTGCCGAATTACCTGTCCTATGCGCTCGGCGCCGGCGAGACCACAGTGATGCGGATGGTGACGGCCTATTCCATGTTCGCCAATGGCGGCCGCCGCGTGAAGCCAACCCTGATCGACCGCATCCAGGACCGCTACGGCCGTACCATCTTCAAGCATGACGCGCGCGAGTGCCGCGGCTGCGACGCGCCCGGTGGCTGGAAGAACCAGACCGAGCCGCAACTGGTGGACCGCCGCGAGCAGGTGCTCGACCCGATGACGGCCTACCAGATCACCTCGATGATGGAATATGTGGTGCAGGCCGGCACCGCAACGGTGGTCAAGGAAGTCGGCAAGCCCATTGCCGGCAAGACCGGCACCACCAACGATGAAAAAGACGCGTGGTTCATCGGCTTTTCACCGGACCTCGTGGTCGGCATCTATGTCGGCTTCGACAAGCCGCGCAATCTCGGCCGCGGCATGACCGGTGGTCATCTGGCCGCGCCGATCGCCAAGGATTTTCTCAAGCTTGCGCTCGCCGACAAGCCGGCGATCCCGTTCAAGGTGCCCGCCGGCATCAAGCTGGTTCGCGTCGATGCCAAGAGCGGCATGCGCGTCGGTCCGGGCGAGGGCGGCCGCACCATTCTCGAAGCATTCAAGCCGGGCACCGCACCGCCGGACAATTACTCGGTCATCGGCGTTGCCGACATGGATGGCCGGGCGCCGCAAGGATACTCGCAAGGCTATCAGCCTGATGCGGGCAACATCATGCGGCCCGGCACCGGCGGACTTTATTAG
- a CDS encoding helix-turn-helix domain-containing protein, producing the protein MVSAEAGRRAREAARLAAIGAVIRRARSARGLTLEELAGMVGLSVTFLSRIERGLIACSIGNLLEIAGVLQLPPAELFADIEGEDRTRAYRVVRSIDAIPSKGADANYAWRKLASGVGEQRLETFLLELSAKPRRPTLVAHPGEEMCFVLEGSVEFQIGDETIALEHGDSVHLRSDIPHMAWARGSGGARLLMVTSIENQSAIAVEWWSSIAGRKSEREKTAKGRAK; encoded by the coding sequence GTGGTTTCGGCAGAAGCTGGCCGGCGCGCCCGCGAGGCGGCGCGCCTTGCTGCAATTGGAGCCGTCATTCGCAGGGCCCGCTCGGCGCGCGGTTTGACGCTCGAGGAACTCGCCGGAATGGTCGGGCTGTCCGTGACATTTCTCTCGCGGATTGAGCGCGGACTCATCGCGTGTTCGATCGGTAACCTCTTGGAAATTGCCGGCGTCCTTCAGCTGCCGCCGGCCGAATTGTTTGCCGATATCGAAGGAGAGGACCGGACCCGCGCGTATCGCGTGGTGCGGTCAATCGATGCCATTCCATCGAAGGGCGCTGACGCAAATTATGCCTGGCGCAAGCTCGCCTCGGGCGTGGGCGAGCAGCGGCTGGAAACTTTCCTGCTCGAATTGTCGGCAAAACCGCGCAGGCCGACGTTGGTCGCGCATCCCGGCGAAGAAATGTGCTTCGTCCTCGAAGGCAGTGTCGAATTTCAGATCGGCGACGAAACGATCGCGCTGGAGCACGGCGATTCAGTTCATTTGCGCTCAGACATACCGCATATGGCGTGGGCGCGGGGGTCCGGCGGTGCGCGCCTGCTCATGGTGACATCAATCGAAAATCAGTCGGCCATCGCGGTTGAGTGGTGGAGCAGTATTGCGGGCAGGAAAAGCGAACGAGAGAAAACTGCAAAAGGGAGAGCAAAATGA
- a CDS encoding N-acetylmuramoyl-L-alanine amidase has product MASRANHLVLLGCGLLCAAALLCTQMIGPSAAQGGASQPPASVAAVPDPAAVSSFPVASDARLAGDARQTRFILDLDKPVQFRAFALADPYRVVVDLPQISFSLPAGIGIGGRGLVKAFRYGLVMPGGSRIVFDLTGPAKIAKSYVLEAANGQPPRLVLEFEQVDRTAFVQSLAPESRPELRPAIAEANAAAGPDSSTAAQPPQAPDKRPVIVIDPGHGGVDNGTQAGGGDFMEKNLVLTFGLALRDRIEKSGKYRVVMTRTDDSFIPLADRVKIARNEAAALFVSIHADALPRGEGDAQGATIYTLSDKASDSEAQRLADTENKSDAIGGVNLVDEPTEVADILIDLVQRETKTFSNRFARILMSEMKNTVRMHKQPLKSAGFRVLKAPDVPSVLVELGYVSNKGDLEHLVSENWRNKTVGSMAQAIDAFLAKRLATAGPGK; this is encoded by the coding sequence TTGGCGAGCCGCGCAAATCACCTTGTTTTGCTGGGATGTGGCCTATTGTGCGCCGCAGCATTGCTGTGCACCCAAATGATCGGCCCCAGCGCGGCCCAAGGGGGAGCCTCTCAACCGCCAGCTTCTGTCGCCGCCGTCCCCGACCCGGCGGCCGTATCGAGTTTCCCTGTTGCGTCTGATGCCCGGCTGGCTGGCGATGCCAGGCAGACCCGTTTCATCCTCGATCTGGACAAGCCGGTTCAGTTTCGCGCCTTTGCGCTCGCGGACCCCTATCGCGTGGTCGTCGACCTTCCCCAGATCAGCTTCAGTCTTCCCGCCGGGATTGGAATCGGGGGAAGGGGGCTGGTGAAGGCGTTCCGTTATGGTCTCGTCATGCCGGGCGGATCACGGATCGTGTTCGACCTGACGGGGCCGGCCAAGATCGCCAAATCCTATGTACTTGAAGCGGCCAACGGCCAGCCGCCGCGGCTGGTGCTCGAATTCGAACAGGTGGACCGCACCGCCTTTGTTCAGTCGCTGGCGCCGGAAAGCCGCCCCGAACTGCGGCCGGCGATCGCCGAGGCAAACGCCGCCGCCGGGCCGGATTCGTCAACGGCGGCCCAGCCGCCGCAAGCGCCTGACAAGCGGCCGGTGATCGTGATCGATCCTGGTCATGGCGGCGTCGACAACGGCACCCAGGCCGGCGGCGGCGACTTCATGGAAAAGAATCTGGTGCTGACTTTTGGCCTGGCGCTGCGCGACAGAATCGAGAAATCGGGCAAGTATCGCGTCGTCATGACCCGGACTGATGACAGCTTCATTCCGCTCGCCGACCGCGTGAAGATCGCACGCAACGAGGCCGCGGCGCTGTTCGTTTCGATCCATGCTGACGCCTTGCCGCGTGGCGAGGGCGACGCTCAGGGTGCCACCATCTATACGCTTTCCGATAAGGCCTCCGATTCCGAGGCCCAACGGCTGGCCGATACCGAAAATAAGTCGGACGCGATTGGCGGGGTAAACCTCGTCGACGAGCCGACCGAAGTCGCCGACATCCTGATCGATCTCGTGCAGCGGGAGACCAAAACCTTTTCAAACCGGTTTGCACGGATCCTGATGAGTGAAATGAAGAATACCGTGCGGATGCACAAGCAGCCGTTGAAATCGGCCGGTTTCCGGGTTCTGAAGGCCCCGGACGTGCCGTCGGTGCTGGTCGAGCTCGGTTACGTCTCGAACAAGGGCGACCTCGAGCATCTGGTCTCGGAAAATTGGCGGAACAAGACGGTCGGCTCAATGGCCCAGGCAATTGATGCATTTCTGGCCAAACGGCTGGCAACTGCCGGACCGGGCAAGTGA
- a CDS encoding carbamoyltransferase C-terminal domain-containing protein, protein MGAAGFHQLGSAFAEARIAHVCEKLARGETVYLAGLGAPGTHNSGLALVEVTQTDGPRLIVNNEEERFSGNKHTTEYPKLSIDAAVATLRGMGRDIGDIDVWLTSWDYPTLAGTLARSVLEELPQSIKLVRTTEAAGFDGRRLDQMTRTPKILARQLGLAERVPLICLPHHDNHAWFSYAASPFADDGEPTAIAVLDGTGDQGSISLYVVQQGALRRLYCNDSMFDSLGAFYSVISSTQGGWTWLSSEGRYMGAAAWGDMNRASNPYYARLRDVLHFGANGDIRLNRALANWYCDPFDHPYKEALTKILGEPLKPDQLWNPDAVLRVEDIHHRPDTKDRLDKAAATQLVFEDAMIHVVDHLLRATGANRLVLTGGVALNAVGNMRLLEHFDQAWFADAQQRDARLHLWVPPVPGDPGVTIGAAWLFAHLAGAPRGAPMSHAFYCGTPPSQGDVVYAVAADDVASQKIGDISTPEGLEAIADLMAFMVAQNGVIALYQGAAETGPRALGHRSILANPCDPAVRELLNARVKYREAIRPLAPMATLEAAQEYFELLPGAADADYNAYNYMVLTAHSKPHARKKIPAVIHADGTGRIQVVRAGDDPLTYAYLKALGRHIGVELSVNTSFNVAGPIAQTPQQAIDTLRRSKGLDVVVLVAGDGTVTAAWHGGERDSGRFRSWLADWKTSASSQPTR, encoded by the coding sequence ATGGGTGCTGCGGGCTTTCATCAACTCGGCTCGGCGTTCGCCGAAGCGCGGATCGCGCATGTGTGCGAAAAGCTTGCGCGCGGCGAGACAGTGTATCTCGCAGGTCTCGGCGCGCCCGGCACGCATAATTCAGGTCTGGCGCTGGTCGAGGTCACCCAGACGGACGGGCCACGGCTGATCGTCAACAACGAAGAAGAACGCTTTTCCGGCAACAAGCACACCACCGAATATCCAAAGCTGTCGATCGACGCGGCGGTGGCGACGCTGCGCGGCATGGGCCGCGATATCGGCGACATCGATGTCTGGCTCACGAGTTGGGATTACCCGACGCTCGCCGGCACGCTGGCCCGCTCGGTGCTCGAGGAATTGCCGCAGAGCATAAAACTCGTGCGCACCACCGAAGCAGCCGGTTTCGACGGCCGCCGCCTCGATCAGATGACGCGGACGCCAAAAATTCTCGCGCGCCAGCTCGGGCTTGCCGAGCGGGTGCCGCTGATCTGCCTGCCGCATCACGACAACCATGCCTGGTTTTCCTACGCCGCCTCGCCGTTCGCCGACGACGGCGAGCCGACCGCGATTGCGGTACTCGACGGCACCGGCGATCAAGGCTCGATCTCGCTCTATGTGGTCCAGCAAGGCGCGCTGCGCCGGCTCTACTGCAACGACAGCATGTTCGATTCACTCGGCGCATTCTACAGCGTGATCTCGTCGACACAGGGCGGATGGACCTGGTTGTCCAGCGAGGGCCGCTACATGGGCGCTGCCGCCTGGGGCGACATGAACCGCGCCAGCAATCCTTATTACGCGCGGCTGCGCGACGTTCTGCATTTTGGGGCGAACGGCGACATCAGGCTCAATCGCGCGCTGGCCAACTGGTATTGCGACCCCTTCGACCATCCCTACAAGGAAGCACTCACCAAAATCCTCGGCGAACCGCTTAAGCCGGACCAGCTCTGGAATCCGGATGCGGTGCTGCGTGTCGAGGACATCCACCACCGTCCCGATACCAAGGATCGTCTCGACAAGGCGGCCGCGACGCAACTGGTGTTCGAGGACGCCATGATCCACGTCGTCGATCATCTGTTGCGCGCGACCGGTGCCAACCGGCTGGTGCTGACCGGCGGCGTCGCGCTGAACGCGGTCGGCAACATGCGATTGCTCGAACATTTCGACCAAGCGTGGTTCGCCGACGCGCAGCAGCGCGACGCGCGGCTGCATCTGTGGGTGCCGCCGGTGCCCGGCGACCCCGGCGTTACCATCGGCGCCGCCTGGCTGTTTGCACATCTGGCCGGCGCTCCGCGCGGCGCGCCGATGAGCCATGCTTTCTACTGCGGGACGCCGCCGTCGCAAGGTGACGTCGTCTATGCAGTTGCGGCCGATGACGTCGCCTCGCAAAAGATCGGCGATATCTCGACGCCTGAAGGCCTTGAAGCGATCGCCGACCTGATGGCCTTCATGGTCGCCCAAAACGGCGTGATTGCGCTGTATCAGGGCGCGGCCGAGACTGGGCCCCGCGCACTCGGCCATCGCTCAATTCTCGCCAACCCCTGCGACCCGGCGGTGCGCGAGCTGCTCAACGCGCGCGTCAAATACCGCGAGGCCATTCGGCCGCTGGCGCCGATGGCGACGCTGGAGGCGGCGCAGGAATATTTCGAACTGCTGCCCGGCGCTGCGGATGCCGATTACAATGCCTATAATTACATGGTGCTGACGGCGCATTCGAAGCCGCACGCGCGAAAAAAAATCCCCGCCGTCATCCACGCCGATGGCACCGGCCGCATCCAGGTCGTGCGCGCCGGCGACGATCCCCTCACCTATGCGTACTTAAAGGCGCTCGGCCGCCACATCGGTGTCGAGCTGTCCGTCAACACCTCCTTCAATGTCGCGGGGCCGATTGCGCAGACGCCGCAGCAGGCGATCGATACGCTGCGCCGTTCCAAGGGGCTCGATGTCGTGGTCCTGGTGGCCGGCGACGGCACCGTCACCGCAGCCTGGCACGGCGGCGAGCGCGACAGCGGACGGTTCAGAAGCTGGCTTGCCGACTGGAAGACATCAGCTTCCAGCCAGCCTACGCGATAA